From a region of the Desulfonatronovibrio magnus genome:
- a CDS encoding type II toxin-antitoxin system RelE/ParE family toxin: protein MPYTRPVQDKIWEIRAQHGRSLYITASGRKILILRCFIKKTNKLPQRELKIALKRAREVQDG, encoded by the coding sequence ATGCCATATACAAGGCCTGTGCAGGATAAGATCTGGGAGATAAGAGCACAACATGGCAGAAGCTTATACATCACAGCCAGCGGCAGAAAAATCCTGATACTCAGGTGTTTCATCAAAAAAACAAACAAGTTGCCCCAAAGAGAATTAAAGATTGCTCTGAAAAGAGCCAGGGAGGTACAGGATGGGTAA
- a CDS encoding helix-turn-helix domain-containing protein, which translates to MGKALDQKHKEMMNGDPEYARAYADMEHEFDFARELIKARIRAGLTQQQIAEKMGTTQSTVARLESGGYMPSLRSLHRYAQATGSKVKIILEA; encoded by the coding sequence ATGGGTAAAGCTTTAGATCAAAAACACAAAGAAATGATGAATGGTGACCCCGAGTATGCCAGGGCCTACGCAGATATGGAGCATGAGTTTGATTTTGCCAGGGAACTGATTAAAGCCAGAATAAGGGCTGGGCTTACACAGCAGCAGATTGCTGAGAAAATGGGAACCACTCAGTCCACCGTAGCCAGGCTTGAGTCGGGCGGGTATATGCCCAGCCTCAGGAGTCTACATAGATATGCACAGGCTACAGGGAGTAAGGTCAAAATTATTCTTGAGGCGTAA
- a CDS encoding Fic family protein: MNKYQVLDELKQKLDSFRPLPIEIVSNLHEDLVLRWTYNSNAIEGNTLTLKETKVALEGITIGGKTMREHLEVINHREAIFFVEDLVKKNEPLSEWQIKSIHQLILKNIDDKNAGVYRKTNVIISGADHVPPDALHVESEMQSFINWYLTQGASLHPVERAARVHADFVKVHPFVDGNGRTSRLLMNLELMKSGFPPIILPVEKRLEYYETLDTAHTKNDYEPFLMLIANIAESGFRPYWHALGVTP, encoded by the coding sequence ATGAATAAATATCAGGTGCTTGACGAACTAAAACAGAAGCTTGATTCATTCCGTCCTTTGCCCATAGAGATTGTTTCCAATCTTCATGAGGATCTGGTGCTTCGTTGGACCTATAATTCAAACGCTATCGAAGGTAATACGCTGACACTGAAAGAAACCAAGGTAGCTTTGGAAGGGATCACCATTGGCGGGAAAACCATGCGTGAGCACTTAGAAGTGATAAACCACAGGGAAGCCATTTTTTTTGTGGAAGATCTGGTCAAAAAAAATGAGCCTCTGTCTGAATGGCAAATTAAGTCGATTCACCAACTAATACTGAAAAATATTGATGACAAAAATGCGGGGGTTTATAGAAAAACAAATGTCATTATTTCAGGTGCCGATCATGTGCCGCCCGATGCCTTGCATGTAGAAAGTGAAATGCAAAGCTTTATCAATTGGTATCTAACCCAGGGGGCGTCTCTCCATCCGGTAGAAAGGGCGGCCCGTGTTCATGCTGATTTTGTGAAAGTCCATCCTTTTGTGGATGGAAATGGCAGGACATCTCGGCTGCTCATGAACTTGGAGCTTATGAAAAGCGGGTTCCCGCCCATTATTCTTCCAGTAGAAAAGCGGTTGGAATATTACGAGACTCTGGATACAGCCCATACTAAAAATGATTATGAGCCATTCTTGATGCTTATTGCGAATATTGCGGAATCGGGATTCAGGCCTTACTGGCATGCATTGGGGGTAACACCGTGA